Proteins encoded together in one Carya illinoinensis cultivar Pawnee chromosome 3, C.illinoinensisPawnee_v1, whole genome shotgun sequence window:
- the LOC122304352 gene encoding cytokinin dehydrogenase 3 → MAEQCSAATYFMVILFICVSHLMSTLGNPKSWINSLPTKLQTLNLANKLRDDPVAIKLASTDFGNIVREIPAAVLYPSSISDIASLIKFAHTTSSAPFNIAARGQGHSVRGQAMARNGVVVDMTSLKNQKNGYGIKVSGSPSMGWFADVGGEQLWVDVLHATLEHGLTPVSWTDYLYLTVGGTLSNAGISGQTFRYGPQISNVYEMDVITGKGDFVTCSREKNRELFFAVLGGLGQFGIIVRARIALETAPKRVKWVRMLYNDFSAFTEDQERLISNNGFKQNNALDYLEGLLLLNQGPPDNWRSSFFPLSDHANIISLVTKYGIVYCLEIAKFYDDHTLISMEEELKVLFQGLNFIPGYTFEKDVSYVDFLNRVRSGELKLQSQGLWDVPHPWSNLFVPKSRISDFNSGVFKDIVLKRNITTGPALVYPMNRSKWDDRMSAVIPEEDVFYAIGFLHSSGFNDWEALDAQNKDILKFCYDSGIEVKQYLPNYKTMEEWKSLHFGTIKWRTFEDRKNQFDPKMILSPGQRIFNKVKQR, encoded by the exons atgGCTGAACAATGTTCAGCTGCAACATATTTCATGGTCATACTCTTTATATGTGTAAGCCATTTGATGTCCACCTTAGGAAATCCAAAGTCGTGGATAAACTCTCTCCCAACCAAGCTTCAAACCCTCAATCTTGCAAACAAACTTCGTGATGACCCTGTTGCCATTAAATTAGCCTCTACCGATTTTGGCAATATTGTTCGAGAAATCCCAGCAGCAGTTCTCTATCCATCTTCCATCAGTGATATTGCAAGCTTAATCAAATTTGCGCACACTACCAGTTCTGCTCCATTCAATATAGCCGCTCGAGGCCAGGGCCATTCTGTCCGAGGACAAGCAATGGCTCGTAATGGGGTTGTGGTGGACATGACATCCTTAAAAAACCAGAAAAATGGGTATGGTATTAAGGTTTCCGGAAGCCCTTCCATGGGTTGGTTTGCCGATGTTGGGGGAGAGCAGCTCTGGGTAGATGTATTGCATGCCACACTCGAACATGGACTAACACCTGTGTCGTGGACTGACTATTTGTACCTGACGGTTGGAGGAACTCTATCCAATGCAGGGATTAGCGGGCAGACATTTCGTTATGGTCCTCAGATCAGCAATGTCTACGAAATGGATGTCATTACTG GGAAGGGAGATTTTGTGACTTGCTCCAGAGAAAAGAACAGGGAGCTGTTTTTTGCGGTTCTTGGAGGTTTAGGGCAGTTTGGGATTATAGTCAGAGCAAGAATTGCCCTGGAGACAGCACCAAAGAGG GTCAAGTGGGTACGAATGCTTTATAATGACTTCTCTGCATTCACAGAAGACCAAGAGCGTTTGATCTCAAATAATGGATTCAAGCAAAACAATGCACTCGATTATTTGGAAGGTTTACTTCTCCTAAACCAGGGTCCTCCGGATAATTGGAGATCGTCATTTTTTCCATTATCCGATCACGCCAACATCATTTCCTTAGTAACCAAATATGGCATCGTTTACTGCCTAGAAATTGCCAAGTTTTATGATGACCACACTCTTATTTCAATGGAAGAG GAACTCAAAGTATTATTTCAAGGATTGAACTTTATCCCGGGATATACATTCGAGAAAGATGTCTCATATGTGGATTTTCTTAATAGAGTCCGAAGTGGAGAGCTCAAGCTTCAGTCACAAGGACTATGGGATGTTCCTCATCCGTGGTCAAATCTCTTTGTGCCAAAGTCGCGCATCTCGGATTTCAATTCTGGCGTTTTCAAAGATATTGTTCTCAAACGGAATATTACCACAGGACCTGCCCTTGTTTATCCCATGAACAGGAGCAA GTGGGATGATAGGATGTCGGCAGTTATACCTGAAGAAGATGTTTTCTACGCCATAGGGTTTTTGCATTCAAGTGGGTTTAATGACTGGGAAGCCCTGGATGCACAGAACAAAGACATACTGAAATTTTGTTATGATTCGGGCATTGAGGTTAAGCAGTATCTTCCCAATTACAAGACGATGGAAGAATGGAAAAGCCTCCATTTTGGTACAATTAAGTGGAGGACTTTTGAAGACAGAAAAAATCAGTTTGATCCCAAAATGATATTATCACCAGGACAGAGAATTTTCAATAAAGTCAAGCaaagataa